Sequence from the Melitaea cinxia chromosome 18, ilMelCinx1.1, whole genome shotgun sequence genome:
TTCTCCCGAAATCGTCCCACCTTCCGAAATTATGTTGGATCGCGAAGCTCTCACTCTCTTTGAGATCTCAATGGCCTCGCTTTCGGCCTCAAGCTCGAGCTCCCTCTCGCACTGCTTGAGGTAGTCGGCCTTGGCCTTGGCGAGGCCAACATATTGCCCTGTCGTGGGCGGTCGACCACGACCCCTGCGCGCCGTGTGACACTTTCCTGCCGTGGACTTATCATCAGTGTCATCTGACGTGTCTTCTTCCCTATCGCGCTTCCGCTTCCAGAGCCGAGCGCGAGACGAGTCGGAGTCGCACGGTGACCGCGACCTCATGCCGACGTCAGATAGCTCCCCTCCCGAACTAACTccacccttctcgggcctctcctctactccgcccttctcgggcctctcgtcaaTCTCCACACCatcatcatttaaaattgttgattttttgTATTCCATAACTGTTCCCACGAGTAAGGGGGAAAAGGTGGTCAGCCCGAGGTAACACCCCCTGTACCTGGGCAAGCCTCGCGTAACCCCACTCTGGCCTCGGCGGGGCTGCAGAGCAGGGGATCGCAGTAGAGACTGAACTACCCATCAGCCATGCATCCCCTCGCGCTGCGTCGCCGCttgggattcggggtaattttttatagaggttttcttcctcgcggtccggccggttaaggcaagaccctcggtcccgttcgtagccgcgagacatgaccacgacaccacaAACGGGATTACGATAATAGGACGGTGAGCGAACAGGACTCCTGTCCACTCTGTCCGACGGCGGGGTAAGCGCACGCCGAACCCATCCACCCCCCCGTGGTGACACAGTGCGCGAGCGCTGTGCCACCCGATGCGCTCACGGGACAACTCTAATGTAGAGCGCCGGAATGCATCCCCACACGCGTCGGTCGTCAGCCGCGACGGGCAGCAGTGCCGCGATTGTGATACTGCTGCCCGTCCCGTTGCCCAGGGTGCACCACGAGGAGGTCACCGACAAGCACcccctgggaacctaacctaacctaacctaacctaacctaacctaacctaacctaacctaacctaacctaacctaacctaacctaacctaacctaaccttttttttttttttttttttttttttttttttttttacgctggaaaatgcatttacgcacccccgccacccgaaggcgacggaagtctgagactcccggcggaaagtgcaatgccggactactcagtaaaaaccagcggtgccctcgtcgtcctggtggggcgccacgggaccactaaaagtattcgccatgacgccccggacggtgggcctgcctgcgggtgcagggcaggccgcctccggttgtagagcgctcccgggcaccgagagcgctccctcATCGCCGCAGGGAGAAGAGGGGCacgcggagcgcccccgcgccgagcCCGATGCAGAGGACGGAGGAGCGCGCCGCCACGCCTCCCCCCCCCCGCACCACACCCGCCGCGGGAGCAccccgcgcgcccccctcccacCCGCGACTTGCGGGAAGGAGAGGGGCCCGCGGAGCGCCCCCACgccaagcacgatgcggagggagGGGGAGCGACCCAGCGACGCCTCCCCCCCCACACCGCGCCCGCCACGAGGGCGCCCCAGgcgcccccctcccccccgcgACTTGCGAGGAGGAGAGGGGCGCCGGCCGCGCCCCCGCgtcaagcacgatgcggagggtggaggagcgcgtagcgacgcctcctccgtcccgccggtcgcctccttcgtagcgcgtcggcgtgagcgtcggcttcgcgctcacgctccgcagcctccttcagcgaaataacttcttcgcagaaggaggccacggCCGACCAGGACCTCGCGCTGCCGAGCATGGAGCGGACCACGCTCGACAGCGCGAGGTCTCCGCCGATGACCGCCACGAGGGCCCTCCGCTGAGGGTCCCAGGCAGCGCACTCTTCTAGCGTGTGGCGCGCCGTGTCAATCGGAGCACCACACTCGTGACAGGCAGGGGTGGCTTCCCTCCTCGCGatctggtgcaggtacttaccaaaGCAACCATGCCCGGTAAGCACCTGCGTCAGGCGGAAGGTCAGCACCCCGTGCCGCCTTTGGACCCAGCGACTTAAATGTGGACGTATCGCGTCCACCGTCACCGTGCCCGCCGCCGGAGACCCCAGGCTCTCCTCCCACTTGATCATCAGGGCCCTCTTAGCTTGAGCCCTGATGTCCATCGCTCGGTCCATACTACGGACCTGCCCTTCTCCAGCTCTGAGGCTCGACTTTGCCGCGTACACTCTCGCGAGCATCTCCGCCTGGAGTTCCCAGGGCGGATCGCCCGCGAGGAGCGTGGCCGCCGTCCACGACACCGTACGGTATCCCCGTATCGCTCTCACCGCTATGGCCCTCTGGGGTCTCCGCAGGAGGGCCTTGTTGTCGCGAGACGCGAGAGCGTCGGCGAACACGGGGGCACCGTACAGTGCCATGCTGCGAACTATGCCGACGTATAGACGTCGGCATGGCGAGTCCGGGCCGCCTACGTTGGGCAGAAGTCTgcccagcgcggcggcggctttCTCGAGCCTCGGAGCGAGCTCTCTAAAGTGCGGACCGAAGCTCCACCGGCCGTCCAGGATTAGGCCGAGATATTTCATCTGGGCCTTGACGGCGATCTCCACCCCCTGGACGACCACACGCGCACCTCGGGGGGGGCCTCTTCGTGGGCCGTGGAAGAGGAGGGCCTCCGTCTTCGACAAGGAGACCCTCAGGCCCAGTGCCTCGATGCGGCCGACCGCTATCGACGCGCCGGTTCGCGCCAGACCGGCCGCCTCTTCGAAGCTGCCGCCCCGGGCCGACAGCAGAGTGTCgtccgcgtagcagatgacgcTGAGCCCGGGCGGCAGTGGCGTCCGCAGCAACCAGTCGAAGCCGACGTTCCACAGGGTCGGTCCGAGGACGgagccctgcggaacgccgcactcgACGCGACGGCGGTACAGTCGGCCGTCGCCCCCCTCCCATAAGACCTCTCTCTCGcggaggtacgcctccagcagaCTCTGGAGATATGGAGGCACGTCCTGATACTTCAGTGCCTCCACAATCGTCTCAACAGGAatgctgttgaaggcgttcgacACGTCCAGCGAGATGGCCAGGAGAACGTCTCCGCTGGCCACCACCTCCGCGGAGAGGGACCTAAGGGCGTTCAGAGCGTCCAGGGTGGAGCGGCCCGCCCTGAACCCGTACTGAGCGTTCGACAGACCCGGCCCCGACTCGTCGAGGTGCCGGACGAGACGGTCCGCGAGAATCTTCTCGAAGAGCTTGGCCGTCTCGTCCAGCAGCACGATCGGCCTGTACGCGGAGGGAGAGTCGACAGGTCGGCCCTCCCTACGTATCAGGCACAACCGGCCCGTCTTCCACGGCTTCGGGAACTGCCCGGAAGCTAGACACTTGTCGAACAGTCCCCGAAGTTCTCCTCTCAGGTGTTCCAGGGCGATATACAATACTCGCCCCGGAACACCATCCGGCCCCGGCGCCGTCTTCTTGGCCCTGAGACGCTCGAGGGCCGTATCCATCTCCCCCTCCGAGATGCCGGGTGGGGAGGGCGGGTCGAACTCGGTCCGAGAAGACGGCGACGGCGTCGCCATCGTCGGGGGAACATGTACGGGACGGTGCGGAAACAGTTCCGACACCGTCCGCCAGAGGAGATCCGGCGGCATCGTTTCCGTCACGGGGGCGCCCTGCGCGCGAAGCTTGCTTCGCGCAGCACGATAGGGACGGCCCCATGGATCTCGGTTTAGACCCGCCAGCAGCTCCTTCCAGGCGGCGTCCTTCCCTCGGCTGATGGCGTgctgcagggcctgctttgCCGTGCGGTATGCATCCCGCAGCTCCGCCTCCAGAGCCGGATCCCTGGCGCTGCGCCTCCGACAGCGTTGATACGCCCGGCGGGCGGTCATGCTGGCCGCACGAAGCTCCGCTATTTCGGGCGACCACCAGTACACCGCCCGCCGTCCTAGCGGGCGGCGGCCGACCTTCGGCATGGCCGCATCGCAGACGTTGGCCAACGACCTGCGAAAGCGGCCAGCCAGCTCATCCACGCTGGCACCATCGGCGTCGCGGTGGCTCGCCCACCGCTGGACGATTGCGGCCTCGCGCGCCGCCTCGACGTCGAGCCTGCTTAGGGCCCAGCGGGGTAGCCTGCTCGGGCCCCTAGACCGATCTGCTGACGAGGACGGGGTGGAGACCCCGAACCTGATATAGTTGtggtccgagagagtctccaccccCTCCTCCACTCTCCAGTCTGTCACTCTCCGCGCGATTGCGGGGCTGGCGAACGAGAGGTCCACCACGGAACCCCCGCGCAATCGCACACACGTCTGAACGTTTCCAACGTTCAGGAGTGACAGACCAGAGAGGAGGGCCCAATCCTCGACGGCCCGCCCCCTCGCATCCGTGTTCGGGTTGCCCCAGGCTCGGGacttggcgttgaagtcgccgagAACTATCACGGCTCTCGGTGACTGTCGGCATACCGCAGCTCTGACGGTGTCGAGGAAGACCTCGAAGTCCGCCAGGCTGCGGTTGGGGGAAAAGTAGAGGCCGATGACCGCATACTCTCCCCACGTCACCACGACGTATCCCGAGCCGCGCTCCACGAGTGCGAGGGGGCGGGTGGCGGAACTGCCTAGTGCGACCGCCACCGTGCCGTCGAGATCCCCCAACCAGTTCGGTTGGGGGGGAACCCAGTACGGTTCGCAGACGACGGCCACATCGATCATCCACTGCGCCATGGACTGGGTCAACAAGTCCTGAGCCCTGGCGCAGTGGTTGAGATTGGCTTGGAGGAAACTGTGATGTCTGATGTGATCCATGGATTACTCAGACATCACAACCTCCACCTCCCCCGCCGCGGCCGGGGGGGCAACGCCGTCTGCGGCTGTCTGGCTTGCGGTCTCTCGGGGGGCCCGGGTTCCGAGGGCCCCCTTTCCTTTCGAGGTCGCAGGCCTGCACCTGCGGCCGCACATGATGTGCCCCGAGGGTTTACCTCCCTCGGCGCACACCACGCAGCGCGGTGTCTTCTCCGGGCAGGAGGCGACCTTGTGCCCCGCGTTCCCGCATTTAAAGCAGAGGTCGCCCCTGTCGACAGACGCCGGACACTTCGGGCGCGTGTGGCCCAACCCCATGCACTTAAAGCAGCGCATGGGGAGCGCCTCCAGGGCCGACACTCGCACCGAGCTCCAGCCGATCAGTAGCCTGCCCCCCTCGGTCAGCGCTTTCGCAACCGAGACGGGGCAGGTTACGACGGTGGAGCCCATGCCGCCGAAGCCGGAGCGGATCGCCCCGACCCTCACCGTGCCGACGTCGGACGATGTCGCCTTCGCGACCGCCGCCGCCACCCTCTCGGGAGTGGCCGTGTCATCCAGGCCCGAGATGCGCACCTGCGCGGTCTTAACGGGCCTGACGACGGTGGCCACGTCCGAGAGGGCCTCCCTGAGCCGGCTGGCGAGCCGGTCGGCCTTCTCCTCTTTGTCGGAACCGGGGATCTCGAGCATCCTCGCTCCCGTCGCCGTATGACGGAAGAGGATGCGCTCGATCCCCAGTTCCTCCAATTTCACGGTGTCTTCAGCCGACCGGAAGATGGAGTCGTAAGTTTGACCCTTCTCTACAGCCGCCGGCTGCAGCTGGACGACTACTGCCGCAGTCTTCGGGGCCTTGAATTTGGCCTTAACCGTCGCCTTTGTTGCCGGCCTTCCGGACTGCTTGGTCGGCTTGGCGGTCGGCTTGGCGGCCGGTCGCGCGGACGACGCCGCGGCTGGCTTGCCAGTCGGCTTCACCGCAGGGGCGGCAGTCCGGCCTTCGACTACAGGTGTGGATGGAGGGGCGGAGGACTTCCCTTTCCCCTTCCTCTTGCCCTTCCCTCTTTTAACCACTGTTGCCCAGGTTTCCTCCCGGGCAACCGtggagggggccgccgacgtaGTGGCCGCCGTCTCAGGGCGTCGAGGTCCACCAACTCCCAGTGCGGGGCGGACCGACGGAGCCGGCGGCAGCCTCTCCTCGATCTGCGCCAGCCGGACGTTCATCATATCGCCCAGCGAGCAGGTCAAGGAGTGCTTGAACTCCTCTAGCATGGCCGCCACCGGAAGTGTCGCAGGTGGACCGGCGACTGAGGCGTTGGCagcggcggcagcggcggcggcggcgttaGCGGCCGCTTCCGTCTTCGCCTCGGCGAAGCCGCGCCGCATCGCCTTCAGCTCCGTTTTCATTGCCTCTATTTCGATCCTGAAGCGGCGGTTCTCCGCTCGGAGCCGCCTTACTTCATCGGCCTCGGTCCTAGAGGCAAAGGCGTCGACCACCTCGCTCAGGTCCGTCGCGGACCTCTTCAGCTTTGCGACGAACTCGCCTTTGAGGTTCCCGGATTTCCGGGCAACCTCTAGTATTACGGCGAGTCCCTCGCCCGCGCGCGCCCTGAGTTCCTGCGCGTTGAGCGCAACGACGTCGTCTACGATCAACGAGCCGACGTCGGACTCGTTGTCGGTGAATAGGTTGGTCGATTCCGGCCGGACAGGTGCTGGCTTGAGGAACTTCTCGCGGGAAGGACCCGCCGTGGTTCCTCTCGCCTTTCCCCTTCTCGCCGTGTTTATTTTAGCGAGGCCCGCGCCCTCGGCCTCCGTGTCCGAACCGTCACGCCCAGACGCGAAGGTCGAGGATGAGGGCCGCTTCCGCCGTCCCTTTGGCAGAGATTCCCGGTCCGAGGACCCCATAGCCGTCTCCATATCAGTTCCGCTTTCGTCTGCGCCCAGAGCCGCAAAGCGGTTTCCTGTTTTCCCTTTCGCGAGGAATCTCCCCTTGCGATCTCGCGAGGGGAGACCAGCCTTCGGGCGCGAGGGCTCGTTAGAGCCGCCGCTCCGAAGACTGTTATCGGAGTCCGTGTTCTTAGCAATAGTCGTGTCACCGCCCTTCCCGGGCACAACGTCAACGCCCATATGGGGCGAATCACAGTAACAAAGGGTGCCCTCCCCAGAATCGAACGGGCAGCGTGCATCCGAAGATGCACGGAGGGATTCTCCTTTGCCGGAGGCGCAGGTACCCTCCTGGGGTAGTTTCGTTTTAGTCTTTGTTTCCATGATTAATAGGGCTATTTCACAGCTTAGATTTTTAATCGGGGTTTACTCCCCTAGGCCGCGCGGCTGACAAGCCGCTAAAGGTGCGCCCACACCtactggttttggtccgcgggggtccgaaaaccCCTACCACCCGCTCAGTGCGAGTGgcgttcccctatccgccaccgtggggacgcgcccagtagaagtccagcaactcctccccttggagcctaggtcccagacctaagtccgAGACCCAGGCCCCAAAGGcccgggaacctaacctaacctaacctaacctaacctaacctaacctaacctaacctaacctttttttttttttttttacgctggaaaatgcatttacgcacccccgccacccgaaggcgacggaagtctgagactcccggcggaaagtgcaatgccggactactcagtaaaaaccagcggtgccctcgtcgtcctggtggggcgccacgggaccacttAAAAGTATGcgccatgacgccccggacggtgggccagcctgcgggtgcaggacaggccgcctccaattgtagagcgctcccaggcaccgagagcgctcccacGTCTCGCGCGTGCGGTCTCAAGCCGGCCGAAGGTCTTACTGTCCCTCCAGCCGGCCACCCCACGCAGGGGACGCTCAACCagaccagtctaccgtctgcagaatggggacacatgtccaggagcgtcccctctccaagccaggcaggcctgacctccaacgccggaaaATAGCGTTGGGGGCCAGGACCGCCcgacctccaacgccggatcgcaccgagcaaccgagcaagctccagggagcccagcgcgaccccgcaactaccccacgggtccgccggactgcactgataaccgagctaaaagctccagggagccagcacagcccggccctcacgcatccggtctgccggattgcaccagcaaccgagcaaagctccagggagccagcacaacccggccagcacaccgcGCCCCTGCGCTACAGGACGGGCGAGCCAGGCCCCCCGGACCCACCCGTCCTGCCCCTCCCGGCTAGGCAAAAGCctcacctccaacgccggatcgcaccgaacaaccgagcaagctccagggagcccagcgcgacccggcaactaccccacgggtccgccggactgcaccgataaccgagctaaaagctccagggagccagcacagcccggccctcacgcaactggtctgccggattgcaccagcaaccgagcaagctccagggagccagtacaacccagccagcacaccgcacaccgcgcCTTAGCGCTACAGGGCGGGCGAGCCCACGGcaaacccgcccaccccgtccaccgagtgggggaaggaaaaacccgcccccacgtctccgcgccgtctcagcgccacacacacAGCCGCACCTCCGTGCCAACACACCTGCGCTCACAGGTCCACTCTGATAACCAGAGTggtacccggagcgcatcgtctggttttggtccacgggggtccgaggaccccgaccgcccgcagtcgtgaaaccgcaggcggcttcccctatccgccacccgggggacgcgcccagtagaagtccagcaactcctccccttggagcccaggtcccgGACCTAAGTccggggcctgggctccaaaggcctgggaacctaacctaacctaacctaacctaacctaacctaacctaacctaacctaacctaacctaacctaacctaacctaacctaacctaacctaacctaacctaacctaacctaacctaacctaacctaaccagtcTGCAGCGAACGCTCGCCCCGTGAGCATCGTTTCCGCGTCGCTCCGATCAAAAAATTCCCAATAACCGCGAAACTGTGCTCTAAAAATCTGTGTAATACATCAAAAGTTGCGCGCTGCCGCCAGCTATCCGCTGGTGGTTTTAGAACTCAAATAAGTGAAAAACTCAATTTTTTACAgctatttttgtgttttctctaatataaaacagtcaaaatttacatagtgttccattaaaaaattcattactcagtcagttatcaatatttttttaaagtattagtaTCAGTGCATTCAGGACATCCTCCCCTTCAAATTGATGTGTAACACTTTATAattcagttaaatttaatacaggAAAAAAGTGTTACAAACTTAAGTGCGCGACGAAACGCCCCTTTTATAAGACTTAAGTGCGTACGCCGACGAATCTAAAGCGACgaccctaattttttttcccaCCAATAAGTGCTCCAAAGTGACTTCTTACCGtgtgcaaatttttaaattttttctcgaactgtaagtattttttttcgacCAAAAACCATAACGTGGTAAAGGTAGCCGTTGCCGCTAATTCCGAGGGTGTTGGTGCTACGGTTACCCATCTTATATCAAAAGACTTTTAGCGACCCCTTAAATCACCCTTATCAAAAACATTGAGGAAATTTGGAACAATTCAGCTATAATTGTGATTACAAACTTAGTGTCAAACTACAAAACTGTATTATGTACTTTGCTAGTGATCTAGATTAAAATTTCCAGTGAGGACCTATAGTTTTTATCATATTCAGTGTTAAAGTGTATTAGTAAGAACAAAACTAAGCAAAATTcagattttttcatttataaatttagaagatATTCACTTCCACTCAGAAGTTACTACCGCAGCACTAAGTTTGTGAGCAAGAAAACGCCACGCCTTAATTTTACATCCTTAATAACTCCCTTGTCCTTAATCCTAGTTACACCCCCTTCTAGAGCAAACCACTTTGGACCTCCCTTCTCCTTTTCCGCAACTTTTTTTTCCGGTATTCCCACGGGAAGAAAACCCATTAATTACGATTACGTAATTATTTGAGCAAAAGTAAAGAAACCTTTAAAATTCTATAACTCCGGATCTACCCAACCGATTTTCAAGCGGTTTTCACTGAATCCACTCCTTTTACATCCTTCATCCAATCCAATAGAAATCTCACCCCCACCCCCACCCCCCCCCCAAAATTTCCACTTTCTCCAAATTTTCTTTCTTCACCTACTTCCCTAGGTTACACTTACCCCCTCTCTATATTTAGTTTTCGTGGAAACCCAACGACTTAGACACAATAGACctatcaaaattttgtttaaacacataactaatttgttttctttcataataggtttaaaaattcttataaaattacaagtcaCTCATTcacctaaattttaataaaaaccgttttaattctttaattccTTTAATATAAATCCGATAAATTCGCGGTTTTCACGACTACTACTTATTTTACCCCTACTACCCCATCCAACCAAAAACCACcctccccccctcccccccccccccaaaaccTTCGATTTTCCCGGATTTTCTTGCGCCAACGGCTTCTCCGTTGGCCTTTTACCCTTATCCCAAATTTTCATCCTCCTGCCTCACAAGGGGACTACAATAATCctgtttcaatatatattatttaaactcataacttctttatatagataatcGGATTTTCTtgttctaaaaatagaattctttaatattttattaaggaaatattaaagaattctattaATTGCTATAACTCAGCCATTTCTCAACCGATTTGGCTGCGGTTTCCACCTTTGACACCTACTTCACCCCCTTTACACAACCCACCCCCTTACCCCcccctaccccccccccccaaattttatttttttttaaattctttatctaTCTTTTAGTTTCACCATTTCTACAAAACCCACCCCCtaccaccccccccccccacaccCCCAccactaaaatttttttattatattttctcctTTTCTCTACAGTAACCGCACACACCTAGCACCCCCCCTTCTtcacaacccccccccccccaatttttttttttttttttttttaattgttccgATTTCTTATACCTTACATTTGACTTAGTTTTACCTCACCCTGACACCATCCCCCTTCCCCCGTCATGGCTGCCCCCGCGGGGAAAAAAGATAAAACGAGCAAGAAGCTTCCATACCTGGGCTCCGACGTTCGAAGTGAGGCCAGCTTCCGCACAATTATCGAACAGCTTACTGAGACAATATGTCACGCTGTCCGTGAGGGCAAAAGCGTGACTTCGGTCAACAAGGACCTCATACAGTGCGCCGCCCAGGAGATTCGCGTGGCTTGTGAGACCTACCTCGAAATAAACATAGCTGAACAAGAAAAATACGACCCCACTTTCAACTCACCCACGTGTTACAAGAATGTGGTCACCGATTTGACCCAATTAGTAAAAGACGAGGTCTCCAAGCTGCGCGAAGAGATCAAGGCTGAACACTCTGCGACTTCCAAGAATATAATATCGACATACGCGTCTATCGCCGGGCGTCAAGCCCAGCCCAGGGACCTGCCCGGCCCTACTGCCCGACCTTCCCCGGCGGCCAAAGCCGCCTCTACCACACCTCCGAGCACGAAACCAGCCATCGTTGTCGCCTCTAAAACCCCGGCCTCCTCCCGAGAGGAAACATTTAGAAACTTAAAATCTACAATATCCTTTCGCGAAACTAATTACGCTCCGACCAAGGTAGCCccattatctaaaaataaactcCGCATCGAGTTCGACACGGAGCGCGACCGCGACGACGCCCTGCAACGCATTAAAGCGGCTAACGACGCCAAAGTCTCCGCTGAGGTGGCTAGCCGCCTCAAGCCTATGATTATTTTGAAGGGTGTGTCCTGCGATGTCGCCGTTGAGGAGCTTACGGACATTATTATGCGACAAAATCCCGAGCTTAGCGAATTCGACTCCtcatatatcaaatataaattcaaaaggGATAACAGAAACCCTTTACTCTACAACGCCGTTTTCATAACACACCCTACAGCCTTCCGCACTTTACTGTCCCTCGATCGTGTGCGCGTTGATTATCAGCGCGTACACATCGAAGAATTCAGTCCCTTCTTACAGTGCCACAAGTGCCTGCAGTTCGGGCACACTGCCACCCACTGCAAGTCCTCTTCCACGCGGTGCGCGCACTGCGCGGAAGATGGACATATTCATAAAGAATGCCGACACAACACCTCCGTCTCTGTCGACGGCTCAACTGTCGCAGAGACCGGCACCTACAAATGCTTCAACTGTGTGTCTCATAATATGaagtttaataacaaacacCCTACAGAACACAAAGCCACCTCTACCACTTGCCCTATTGTGCGTTCCATGCGTAACAAGACAAGGCAAAACATAGACTACGGAACTGCTCCGACACCCTCACCGAACAGTGCGGCACGGGCAGCTCCGTAAGTTCTAAATTGTTCGTCTTGTCTTGCTTCTCATTCGTACACTTTACACACCACACTCTCTTCCCACGAACTGCAGGTACCTGTTCACACTACTCTTTACCCATATATCGCTCAGActccttttacatttatatatatttctatccttactcttacatatatattatccatttagttaacatttatatacataattcctTTACACTCATACAATCATAATAACCACTTTAACTCTATCTTTTACACTCACGCATAACACTCCACATACTTCGCTCAGCTCGGGATTTTTCCTACCCTTACTTACACTTCTCATTATTCTAATGCGGCGACGCTTCAGGACTCACCCACCAGGGCTCCGCGGGAGTGCTCCGAGTCGAACTTGACTGTACTTTTAATCTATTATGTTTTACCTTGTCTTAAGATTAATAACTTATGTTATGATTgttgttcttcatttttatttttatttttattacctctttttgatttttattctactttgtcaatactatataagatatattaatatataatagtttttaagattaattttgttctttaagattacttaatatattatctatattattctattataataaaaaaaaaaaaaaaaaaaaaaaaaaaaaaagaaa
This genomic interval carries:
- the LOC123662414 gene encoding uncharacterized protein LOC123662414, with protein sequence METKTKTKLPQEGTCASGKGESLRASSDARCPFDSGEGTLCYCDSPHMGVDVVPGKGGDTTIAKNTDSDNSLRSGGSNEPSRPKAGLPSRDRKGRFLAKGKTGNRFAALGADESGTDMETAMGSSDRESLPKGRRKRPSSSTFASGRDGSDTEAEGAGLAKINTARRGKARGTTAGPSREKFLKPAPVRPESTNLFTDNESDVGSLIVDDVVALNAQELRARAGEGLAVILEVARKSGNLKGEFVAKLKRSATDLSEVVDAFASRTEADEVRRLRAENRRFRIEIEAMKTELKAMRRGFAEAKTEAAANAAAAAAAAANASVAGPPATLPVAAMLEEFKHSLTCSLGDMMNVRLAQIEERLPPAPSVRPALGVGGPRRPETAATTSAAPSTVAREETWATVVKRGKGKRKGKGKSSAPPSTPVVEGRTAAPAVKPTGKPAAASSARPAAKPTAKPTKQSGRPATKATVKAKFKAPKTAAVVVQLQPAAVEKGQTYDSIFRSAEDTVKLEELGIERILFRHTATGARMLEIPGSDKEEKADRLASRLREALSDVATVVRPVKTAQVRISGLDDTATPERVAAAVAKATSSDVGTVRVGAIRSGFGGMGSTVVTCPVSVAKALTEGGRLLIGWSSVRVSALEALPMRCFKCMGLGHTRPKCPASVDRGDLCFKCGNAGHKVASCPEKTPRCVVCAEGGKPSGHIMCGRRCRPATSKGKGALGTRAPRETASQTAADGVAPPAAAGEVEVVMSE